A genome region from Fervidobacterium changbaicum includes the following:
- a CDS encoding DUF554 domain-containing protein: MRNLSYLLPAIVNSVAVVFGSSIGFLFRKGISERFRRVLFAAVGLSTIGIGLKMILGANNFLIVLFSMVVGGVIGEFFDLEGKLKAIGDNIKEGDFSTGFVTSSLLFLVGPMTIVGSITAGLNGDGNIIYTKSLLDFISSIVLSSTYGLGVMLSALSVLVIQGGITLFASLLTFLTSPVYLNDLVAVGGLMVFGIGLRILEIKDPKVGNYLPALLVSPVLTFLTSFLK, translated from the coding sequence ATGAGAAATCTGTCGTACCTTCTTCCTGCGATTGTTAACTCGGTCGCTGTGGTTTTTGGAAGTTCAATAGGTTTCCTTTTCAGAAAAGGAATATCCGAAAGATTTCGAAGGGTACTTTTTGCTGCCGTAGGGCTTTCTACAATCGGTATAGGTTTAAAGATGATTCTTGGAGCTAATAACTTTCTTATTGTGTTGTTTTCAATGGTTGTTGGTGGTGTGATTGGAGAGTTTTTTGATTTGGAAGGAAAACTGAAAGCCATTGGTGACAACATCAAGGAAGGGGACTTCTCAACAGGGTTTGTAACGTCATCTCTGCTTTTTCTTGTTGGACCTATGACCATTGTAGGTTCAATAACGGCAGGATTAAATGGGGATGGAAATATCATATACACCAAATCGTTGCTCGATTTTATTTCATCAATAGTGCTCTCTTCAACTTACGGTTTAGGGGTTATGCTTTCGGCATTGAGCGTTTTGGTCATACAAGGCGGTATTACTCTCTTTGCTAGTTTACTCACGTTCTTAACATCGCCTGTTTACTTGAATGACTTGGTTGCCGTCGGTGGATTAATGGTTTTTGGGATTGGCTTGAGAATATTGGAAATAAAGGATCCGAAAGTTGGAAATTACCTACCTGCACTTTTGGTTTCACCTGTGCTCACCTTTCTTACAAGCTTCTTAAAATAA
- a CDS encoding class II SORL domain-containing protein: protein MIGDFVKSGDFKGEKHVPVICAPEKVKKGEWFEVEVSVGKEIPHPNTVEHHIAWIELYAMPEGAPYILRIGRYDFSPTLEEPFVKVKIKLEKTSKLIALSYCNIHGLWEGSADVVVEE from the coding sequence ATGATAGGTGATTTTGTAAAATCTGGTGATTTTAAAGGAGAAAAGCACGTTCCAGTTATTTGCGCTCCGGAAAAAGTTAAAAAGGGTGAGTGGTTTGAGGTAGAAGTATCTGTTGGAAAAGAGATTCCGCATCCAAACACAGTGGAACACCATATTGCATGGATCGAACTCTACGCTATGCCGGAAGGTGCACCGTACATCCTTAGAATAGGACGCTACGACTTTTCACCTACACTTGAGGAACCTTTTGTGAAGGTAAAAATAAAACTTGAAAAGACTTCAAAACTTATAGCTCTCTCATATTGTAACATCCATGGTCTTTGGGAAGGTTCAGCTGACGTTGTTGTAGAAGAATAA
- a CDS encoding rubrerythrin family protein — MRDMTKKFLEDAFAGESMAHMKYLIFADEAEKSGLKKLANLFKAIAYAEFVHARNHFKALKKLGDNPANIQSCIAGETFEVEEMYPVYNETAKLQGEKEAQISTHYALEAEKIHAEMYKKALNLVNEGKDYEAEKIYICSVCGYTTEDEAPEKCPVCGAPKSAFVEF; from the coding sequence ATGAGGGATATGACGAAAAAGTTCTTGGAAGATGCTTTTGCAGGCGAGTCTATGGCACACATGAAGTATTTGATCTTTGCCGATGAGGCTGAGAAGTCCGGTTTAAAGAAATTAGCAAACCTTTTTAAGGCTATTGCTTATGCAGAGTTTGTGCACGCAAGAAACCACTTTAAGGCGCTCAAGAAGTTGGGGGATAATCCAGCAAATATTCAATCTTGTATAGCCGGTGAAACGTTCGAGGTAGAAGAAATGTATCCCGTTTACAACGAAACAGCTAAACTGCAGGGGGAAAAGGAAGCTCAAATCAGTACTCACTACGCTCTTGAAGCGGAAAAGATTCACGCAGAAATGTATAAGAAGGCGCTTAATCTTGTGAATGAAGGAAAAGATTACGAGGCTGAGAAGATTTACATCTGTTCAGTCTGCGGTTATACGACGGAAGATGAAGCACCTGAAAAATGTCCTGTGTGCGGAGCTCCTAAGTCCGCCTTTGTTGAATTCTAA